From a region of the Streptomyces sp. NBC_00193 genome:
- a CDS encoding DinB family protein → MAATESADRVGPPLTGGERETLRAYLDFHRATLAWKCEGLTDEELRRQSSPPSTLSLLGLVRHMAEVERHWFRRTFGGADVPHLWSDTHDFQAAYDASGSTRDEAFAAWRAEVEHSRAVEEAAESLEVTVRVEKWEEDASLRLLMLHMIHEYARHNGHADFLREAVDGATGA, encoded by the coding sequence ATGGCTGCAACAGAATCCGCCGACCGCGTCGGCCCTCCCCTCACCGGGGGCGAGCGCGAGACGCTCCGCGCGTACCTCGACTTCCACCGGGCCACCCTCGCCTGGAAGTGCGAGGGCCTCACCGACGAGGAGCTGCGCCGCCAGTCGTCCCCGCCCTCCACGCTGTCCCTGCTCGGGCTGGTGCGGCACATGGCGGAGGTGGAGCGGCACTGGTTCCGGCGCACTTTCGGCGGGGCGGACGTCCCCCACCTGTGGTCGGACACCCACGACTTCCAGGCCGCCTACGACGCCTCCGGCTCGACCCGCGACGAGGCCTTCGCGGCCTGGCGGGCGGAGGTCGAGCACTCCCGCGCGGTGGAGGAGGCCGCCGAGTCCCTCGAGGTGACGGTGCGCGTCGAGAAGTGGGAGGAGGACGCCTCGCTGCGCCTGCTCATGCTGCACATGATCCACGAGTACGCCCGCCACAACGGCCACGCGGACTTCCTCCGCGAGGCCGTCGACGGCGCCACGGGCGCCTGA
- a CDS encoding LuxR family transcriptional regulator, producing MLGGVETRSVSPVFVGRADELAVLTDALTRAAGQEPQALLIGGEAGVGKTRLTEEFLCEADRRGAVVAVGGCVEIGAEGLPFAPFSTALRTLHRLLPDELAAAAVGQEDELARILPELGETPRGPHDEESTARLFELTARMLERLAADRTVVLVLEDLHWADTSTRHLLSYLFRALGSGRLVVVATYRADDVHRRHPLRPLLAELDRLRTVQRIELSRFNRAEVRRQLAGILASQPDEDFVESVFDRSDGNAFFVEELVASRASGCSTGLTESLRDLLLVRVEVLPDAAQRVVRIVAEGGSTVEYALLRAVTRLTEDELIEALRSAVGANILLATSDGDGYRFRHSLVREAVSDDLLPGERARVNRRYAEELEQDDTLIRAEERVIRLATYWYYANDAVKALPAVLAASVAARRRHAYSEQLRLLERAMDLWEAVPEDVRSELRPADYTEVYPPCGCDPATTPLQHLDLLAEATVAARFGGERERALKLTKTALRLLEDGHDPLRAAWFWTERSRMIAGLARGDGWAELAKAQELVRGLPPSQVHADVLVRAASWGMLHKPGPDNLVAAERAVEYARMVGAEDTELNARITVGSLLVDSGEPERGLAEMFAVKERAAELGLGMLVGRAHVNLTSHLECLGRSGEAVELAEEGAELVKNSHLMDSEAYIRGNLAESLYSLGRWEEAATQARRTLTLVSSAAPRAAAVVRLAYLALARGELTEAAAQLTAARTHFGSHEGQPQHRIPLFRLAIGVAAGEGRIADVRSEVATAIEHGFPLGNHRYAWPMLLAAASAEADARGLPAAEAGREEALTALRDAARKLATPVPVWTAHSEYLRAELLRAEARDTVGDWTAVEAAVRPLERPYLLARAQYRLMEALLAAGGDREAAAGLLHASYATAEQLGARRLREDLALLAQRARLPLTPVDIPKGLLGPDIDPVEALGLTSRERDVLRLVAVGHTNRQIAEELFISPKTASVHVSNILAKLGVAGRGEAAALAHRLRLFGPVAQA from the coding sequence ATGCTCGGCGGCGTGGAGACCAGATCTGTCAGCCCGGTGTTCGTCGGCCGCGCCGACGAACTGGCCGTACTCACCGACGCCCTGACGCGCGCCGCCGGCCAAGAGCCGCAGGCACTGCTCATAGGCGGCGAGGCCGGGGTCGGAAAGACCCGCCTCACCGAGGAGTTCCTCTGCGAGGCCGACCGCCGCGGCGCGGTCGTAGCCGTCGGAGGCTGTGTGGAGATCGGGGCGGAGGGGCTTCCCTTCGCCCCGTTTTCGACTGCCCTGCGCACCTTGCACCGCCTGCTCCCCGACGAACTGGCCGCAGCCGCCGTCGGCCAGGAGGACGAACTCGCCCGCATCCTCCCCGAACTCGGCGAGACCCCCCGCGGCCCCCACGACGAGGAGAGCACCGCCCGGCTCTTCGAACTGACGGCCCGGATGCTGGAACGCCTCGCCGCCGACCGCACCGTCGTCCTCGTCCTGGAAGACCTGCACTGGGCGGACACCTCCACCCGGCACCTGCTCTCCTACCTCTTCCGCGCGCTCGGCAGCGGCCGCCTCGTCGTCGTCGCCACCTACCGCGCCGACGACGTCCACCGCCGCCACCCGCTGCGCCCGCTCCTCGCCGAACTCGACCGGCTGCGCACCGTCCAGCGCATCGAACTGTCCCGCTTCAACCGGGCGGAAGTGCGCCGCCAGCTCGCCGGGATCCTGGCCTCGCAGCCCGACGAGGACTTCGTCGAATCGGTCTTCGACCGCTCCGACGGCAATGCCTTCTTCGTCGAGGAACTCGTCGCCTCCCGCGCCAGCGGCTGTTCCACCGGCCTCACCGAATCCCTGCGCGACCTGCTCCTCGTCCGCGTCGAAGTCCTCCCGGACGCCGCGCAGCGCGTCGTGCGCATCGTCGCCGAGGGTGGTTCCACGGTGGAGTACGCCCTGCTGCGCGCCGTCACCCGGCTCACCGAGGACGAACTGATCGAGGCCCTGCGCTCGGCGGTCGGCGCCAACATCCTCCTGGCCACCTCCGACGGCGACGGCTACCGCTTCCGGCACTCCCTGGTCCGCGAGGCCGTCTCCGACGACCTGCTGCCCGGCGAGCGCGCCCGCGTCAACCGCCGCTACGCCGAGGAACTCGAGCAGGACGACACGCTCATCCGGGCCGAGGAGCGGGTCATCCGCCTCGCCACCTACTGGTACTACGCCAACGACGCGGTCAAGGCCCTGCCCGCCGTGCTCGCGGCCTCGGTGGCCGCCCGGCGCCGGCACGCCTACTCCGAGCAGCTGCGCCTGCTGGAGCGGGCCATGGACCTGTGGGAGGCCGTACCGGAGGACGTACGGTCCGAACTGCGCCCCGCGGACTACACCGAGGTCTACCCGCCCTGCGGCTGCGACCCGGCGACCACCCCGCTGCAACACCTCGACCTGCTGGCCGAAGCCACCGTCGCGGCCCGCTTCGGCGGCGAGCGCGAACGCGCGCTCAAGCTGACCAAGACGGCCCTGCGGCTGCTGGAGGACGGCCACGACCCGCTGCGGGCCGCCTGGTTCTGGACCGAACGCTCCCGGATGATCGCCGGCCTCGCCCGCGGCGACGGCTGGGCGGAGCTCGCCAAGGCACAGGAGCTCGTCCGCGGGCTGCCCCCGTCCCAGGTGCACGCCGACGTCCTGGTCCGGGCCGCGAGCTGGGGCATGCTCCACAAGCCGGGGCCCGACAACCTGGTCGCCGCCGAACGCGCCGTGGAGTACGCGCGGATGGTCGGCGCCGAGGACACCGAACTCAACGCCCGGATCACCGTCGGCAGCCTGCTCGTCGACTCGGGGGAACCCGAGCGCGGCCTCGCCGAGATGTTCGCGGTCAAGGAGCGGGCCGCCGAACTCGGCCTCGGCATGCTGGTGGGACGTGCGCACGTGAACCTCACCTCCCATCTGGAATGCCTGGGCCGGTCCGGCGAAGCCGTGGAACTGGCCGAAGAAGGCGCCGAGCTGGTCAAGAACTCCCATCTGATGGACTCCGAGGCCTACATCCGGGGGAACCTGGCGGAGAGCCTGTACAGCCTCGGCCGGTGGGAGGAGGCCGCGACGCAGGCCCGGCGCACCCTGACCCTCGTCAGCAGCGCCGCCCCGCGCGCCGCGGCCGTCGTACGGCTGGCCTACCTGGCCCTGGCCCGCGGCGAACTCACCGAGGCCGCGGCCCAGCTCACCGCCGCCCGCACCCACTTCGGATCCCACGAAGGCCAGCCCCAGCACCGGATCCCGCTGTTCCGCCTCGCGATCGGGGTGGCCGCGGGGGAGGGCCGGATAGCCGACGTCCGCAGCGAAGTGGCCACGGCCATCGAGCACGGCTTCCCGCTCGGCAACCACCGCTACGCCTGGCCGATGCTGCTCGCCGCCGCCTCGGCCGAAGCCGACGCCCGGGGCCTGCCCGCCGCCGAGGCCGGCCGGGAGGAGGCCCTGACGGCGCTGCGCGACGCCGCCCGGAAGCTGGCCACCCCGGTCCCGGTGTGGACCGCCCACTCCGAGTACCTCAGGGCCGAACTGCTGCGCGCGGAGGCCCGGGACACCGTCGGGGACTGGACGGCCGTGGAAGCGGCCGTACGCCCCCTGGAGCGCCCGTACCTGCTCGCCAGGGCCCAGTACCGGCTCATGGAGGCCCTGCTGGCGGCCGGCGGGGACCGCGAGGCCGCCGCCGGGCTGCTCCACGCGTCCTACGCCACCGCCGAGCAGCTGGGCGCCCGCAGGCTCCGCGAGGACCTGGCCCTGCTCGCGCAGCGCGCCAGGCTCCCGCTCACGCCCGTGGACATCCCCAAGGGCCTGCTCGGGCCCGACATCGACCCGGTCGAGGCGCTGGGCCTGACCAGCCGCGAACGGGACGTGCTGCGCCTGGTCGCGGTGGGGCACACCAACCGCCAGATCGCCGAGGAGCTCTTCATCTCCCCGAAGACGGCCAGCGTGCACGTCTCGAACATCCTGGCGAAGCTGGGGGTCGCGGGCCGCGGCGAGGCCGCCGCGCTGGCCCACCGGCTCCGGCTCTTCGGCCCCGTGGCCCAGGCGTAG
- a CDS encoding GNAT family N-acetyltransferase, with translation MDPNDLLKVRAEFDTVMRREALPDTSDARVERAGAVVRQIVPGSGGNTVLWSDLDEHTADAVIAEQVAYFTELAARGEVPSAEFEWKLYGHDRPADLGDRLRAAGFVAEPAETLLVARVTDLATLSVEPPEGITLRVVTDEEGVDLMMEAHRQAFGTDRPRIKDLMLNLLRDEPDTIEAVVAMAGDTPVSAARMEMRPGSPFAGLWGGGTVPEWRGHGIYRLLVAHRARVAADRGIRYLQVDASEDSRPILERLGFDVLGVTVPWVWEG, from the coding sequence ATGGATCCGAATGACCTGCTGAAGGTACGCGCCGAGTTCGACACCGTGATGCGACGGGAGGCCCTGCCCGACACCAGTGACGCGCGCGTGGAACGGGCGGGCGCGGTCGTACGGCAGATCGTGCCCGGATCCGGGGGGAACACGGTGCTCTGGTCGGACCTCGACGAGCACACCGCGGATGCGGTGATCGCGGAGCAGGTGGCCTACTTCACGGAGCTGGCCGCTCGGGGCGAGGTCCCGTCGGCGGAGTTCGAGTGGAAGCTCTACGGCCACGACCGCCCCGCCGACCTCGGAGACCGGCTGCGCGCGGCCGGCTTCGTGGCGGAGCCCGCGGAAACGCTCCTGGTGGCGCGGGTGACGGACCTCGCCACCCTGTCGGTGGAGCCCCCGGAGGGCATCACCCTTCGGGTGGTGACCGACGAGGAGGGCGTGGACCTGATGATGGAGGCCCACCGCCAGGCCTTCGGCACGGATCGCCCCCGCATCAAGGACCTGATGCTGAACCTGCTGAGGGACGAGCCCGACACCATCGAAGCCGTCGTCGCGATGGCGGGCGACACCCCGGTGAGCGCGGCCCGGATGGAGATGCGCCCGGGGAGCCCCTTCGCGGGCCTGTGGGGCGGCGGCACGGTCCCGGAATGGCGAGGCCACGGCATCTACCGCCTCCTGGTGGCCCACCGCGCCCGCGTGGCGGCGGACCGGGGCATCCGCTACCTCCAGGTCGACGCATCGGAGGACAGCCGCCCGATCCTGGAACGGCTGGGCTTCGACGTGTTGGGCGTGACGGTGCCTTGGGTTTGGGAGGGGTAG
- a CDS encoding MMPL family transporter, translated as MSALARWCMRHRLVAVLIWLLAFGGTAAAAVGAGAAFSNDYEVPGTESAKAHALLREGFHGQGGDTDTIVWRAPDGQSVRTPAVQERMTRALDSIAGLPGVGSVAGPYGPGPESGARISADGRTAYAVVTFDRQADSVPKGEAKAVVDAARNPTTQADGLQVELGGRAIGLTEAPSAHLAEVIGVAIAAVVLFLAFGSLAASLLPIATALVSVGTAYFGITLLGHAMPVADFAPMLGTLVGLGVGIDYALFIVTRHRKGLKRGLPVAEAAESAVATTGRAVVFAGATVCIALLGMLVLRLNFLNGVAIAASLTVVLTVAASVTLLPALLSYIGMRALSRRERRKLAAEGPLPEAVTGFAARWSGFVERHPKLLGLVATAVMVVLALPTLSLHLGTSDQGNNPATSTTRKAYDLLAEGFGPGMNGPLTVVARLGGAGDRVAVDALTESIRTTKGVAAAGPAVLNRSGDTAVVTVVPDSSPQSRATSELVDRLREDVIPRAGHDSSMQVHVGGVTAGYDDFAEVIVGKLPLFVGVVIALGCVLLLLAFRSIGIPVKAAAMNVAAVASSFGVVVAIFQWGWGSEPLGLGSAGPIEPFLPVIMVSVLFGLSMDYQVFLVSRMYEEWLETGDNKRAVRVGLAETSRVINSAAVIMISVFLAFVLSGDRLIAMFGIALAAAVALDAFVLRTLLVPALMHLLGGANWWLPAWLDRRLPKISIEPPERRPHAKLPLQRPGADPVTSEDAHEPATSSR; from the coding sequence TTGTCAGCCCTCGCACGCTGGTGCATGCGGCACCGACTCGTTGCCGTTCTGATCTGGCTCCTCGCCTTCGGCGGGACCGCCGCTGCCGCGGTCGGGGCCGGGGCGGCGTTCTCCAACGACTACGAGGTCCCCGGCACCGAGTCCGCCAAGGCGCACGCGCTGCTGCGGGAGGGCTTCCACGGGCAGGGCGGCGATACCGACACCATCGTGTGGCGGGCTCCGGACGGGCAGAGCGTGCGCACGCCGGCCGTGCAGGAGCGGATGACGCGGGCCCTCGACTCCATAGCCGGGCTGCCCGGTGTCGGATCGGTGGCGGGCCCCTACGGTCCCGGGCCCGAGAGCGGGGCCCGGATCAGCGCCGACGGGCGTACCGCCTACGCGGTGGTCACCTTCGACCGGCAGGCCGACTCGGTGCCGAAGGGCGAGGCGAAGGCCGTCGTCGACGCCGCGCGGAACCCGACGACCCAGGCCGACGGGCTCCAGGTCGAGCTCGGCGGGCGCGCCATAGGCCTCACCGAAGCCCCCTCCGCGCACCTCGCCGAGGTCATCGGCGTGGCCATCGCCGCGGTGGTGCTGTTCCTGGCCTTCGGGTCGCTGGCCGCGAGTCTGCTGCCCATCGCGACCGCCCTGGTCAGCGTGGGCACCGCCTATTTCGGCATCACCCTCCTCGGCCACGCGATGCCGGTCGCCGACTTCGCGCCGATGCTCGGCACCCTCGTGGGCCTCGGGGTGGGCATCGACTACGCGCTGTTCATCGTCACCCGCCACCGCAAGGGCCTCAAACGCGGTCTCCCGGTCGCGGAAGCCGCCGAGAGCGCCGTCGCCACCACCGGCCGGGCCGTGGTCTTCGCCGGGGCCACCGTCTGCATCGCGCTGCTCGGCATGCTGGTGCTCCGGCTCAACTTCCTCAACGGCGTCGCCATCGCCGCCTCCCTCACCGTGGTCCTGACCGTCGCCGCCTCGGTGACCCTGCTCCCCGCGCTCCTCTCGTACATCGGCATGCGCGCACTGTCCCGCCGCGAGCGCCGCAAGCTGGCCGCGGAGGGCCCGCTGCCCGAGGCGGTGACCGGCTTCGCCGCCCGCTGGTCGGGCTTCGTCGAGCGGCACCCGAAGCTGCTCGGCCTGGTCGCCACCGCGGTCATGGTGGTGCTGGCGCTGCCCACGCTCTCCCTCCACCTCGGCACCTCCGACCAGGGCAACAACCCGGCCACGTCCACCACCCGCAAGGCCTACGACCTGCTCGCGGAGGGCTTCGGCCCGGGCATGAACGGCCCGCTGACCGTGGTCGCCCGTCTCGGCGGGGCCGGCGACCGGGTCGCCGTGGACGCGCTGACCGAGTCGATCCGTACGACCAAGGGCGTGGCCGCCGCCGGACCGGCGGTCCTCAACCGCAGCGGCGACACCGCCGTGGTCACGGTCGTACCGGACTCCTCCCCTCAGTCCCGGGCCACGAGCGAGCTGGTCGACAGGCTGCGCGAGGACGTCATCCCGCGCGCCGGCCACGACAGCTCCATGCAGGTCCACGTCGGCGGCGTGACGGCCGGGTACGACGACTTCGCCGAGGTCATCGTCGGCAAACTGCCCCTCTTCGTCGGCGTGGTCATCGCGCTCGGCTGCGTGCTCCTGCTGCTGGCCTTCCGCTCCATAGGCATCCCGGTCAAGGCGGCCGCCATGAACGTCGCCGCCGTCGCCTCCTCCTTCGGAGTCGTCGTCGCGATCTTCCAGTGGGGCTGGGGCAGCGAACCGCTCGGGCTGGGCAGCGCGGGGCCGATCGAGCCCTTCCTCCCCGTGATCATGGTCTCCGTGCTCTTCGGGCTGTCCATGGACTACCAGGTCTTCCTGGTCAGCCGGATGTACGAGGAGTGGCTGGAGACGGGGGACAACAAGCGGGCCGTGCGCGTCGGGCTCGCCGAGACCAGCCGGGTGATCAACTCGGCGGCGGTCATCATGATCTCCGTCTTCCTGGCCTTCGTACTCAGCGGCGACCGGCTCATCGCCATGTTCGGCATCGCGCTCGCCGCGGCCGTCGCCCTCGACGCCTTCGTCCTGCGGACCCTCCTCGTCCCGGCCCTGATGCACCTGCTCGGCGGAGCCAACTGGTGGCTGCCGGCCTGGCTGGACCGCCGGCTCCCGAAGATCAGCATCGAGCCCCCGGAGCGCCGTCCGCATGCGAAACTTCCCCTGCAGCGGCCCGGCGCGGACCCCGTCACGAGCGAGGACGCGCACGAGCCCGCGACCAGCTCCCGGTGA
- a CDS encoding signal peptidase I, whose product MHPTPTTPAHPSVYTGKATPDAAVDRGWLLGHFKEHGDPRHSEDVEIKWGVHPKGEERASWVRGESRTALQVLISGRFRLEFPGRNVVLAEQGDYVVWGRGVDHSWYAEEDSVVLTVRWPSLPGYRADEESDEESDHESDEEPTDPSGRTSAPKPV is encoded by the coding sequence CTGCACCCCACCCCCACCACCCCCGCCCACCCCTCCGTCTACACCGGCAAGGCCACCCCCGATGCCGCCGTCGACCGGGGCTGGCTGCTGGGGCACTTCAAGGAGCACGGCGATCCCCGCCACAGCGAGGACGTGGAGATCAAGTGGGGCGTGCACCCCAAGGGCGAGGAGCGGGCGAGCTGGGTCCGCGGGGAGTCCCGTACGGCCTTGCAGGTGCTGATCAGCGGCCGGTTCCGGCTGGAGTTCCCCGGACGGAACGTCGTACTGGCCGAACAGGGGGACTACGTCGTCTGGGGACGCGGAGTCGACCACTCCTGGTACGCGGAGGAGGACTCGGTGGTCCTCACCGTGCGGTGGCCCTCGCTGCCGGGCTACCGGGCCGACGAAGAGTCGGACGAAGAGTCGGACCACGAGTCAGACGAAGAGCCCACCGACCCATCCGGCCGGACCTCCGCTCCGAAGCCGGTGTGA
- a CDS encoding alpha/beta fold hydrolase — MSTALTSTYARTVRKESGGPGLLLAHGGGGSVESNFGPILDALAQGHTVVGVDYPGTGGTPRATEPLELDALVDELVAAADAEGLERFAVLGYSLGGNVAVRLAARYPERVTALVLTASFARAGHRLGLVTDLWAELARRGECELLARLLVPLTLSPRVLEGLTGEQVEEAVRATAASFPPGGGDHAALVKGADLRADLARLDVPALVIATTADGLVPLEVQRELADALPGARWAELATGHLPFAELPEEWAELITGFLAELPTDRG, encoded by the coding sequence GTGAGCACCGCACTGACCAGCACCTACGCCCGCACCGTCCGCAAGGAGAGCGGCGGCCCCGGCCTGCTCCTCGCCCATGGTGGAGGGGGTTCGGTCGAGTCGAACTTCGGCCCGATCCTGGATGCCCTGGCCCAGGGCCACACCGTCGTGGGCGTGGACTACCCGGGTACGGGAGGGACCCCGCGCGCCACGGAGCCGCTGGAACTGGACGCGCTCGTCGATGAATTGGTCGCCGCTGCCGACGCCGAGGGGCTGGAGCGGTTCGCCGTCCTCGGCTACTCCCTCGGCGGGAACGTCGCCGTGCGCCTCGCCGCCCGGTACCCGGAGCGGGTCACCGCGCTCGTGCTCACGGCGAGCTTCGCCCGCGCCGGACACCGGCTCGGACTCGTCACCGATCTGTGGGCCGAACTGGCCCGCCGCGGGGAGTGCGAGCTGCTCGCCAGGCTCCTCGTCCCGCTCACCCTCAGCCCGCGGGTGCTGGAAGGGCTGACCGGCGAGCAGGTGGAGGAGGCTGTACGGGCCACTGCGGCCTCCTTCCCGCCCGGCGGCGGGGACCACGCCGCACTGGTGAAGGGGGCCGATCTGCGCGCCGACCTCGCACGGCTCGACGTACCCGCGCTCGTCATCGCGACCACCGCCGACGGGCTCGTACCGCTGGAGGTCCAGCGGGAGCTGGCGGACGCACTGCCGGGTGCCCGGTGGGCGGAACTGGCCACCGGGCACCTGCCGTTCGCCGAACTTCCGGAGGAGTGGGCGGAGCTGATCACCGGATTCCTGGCGGAGCTGCCGACGGATCGCGGGTGA
- a CDS encoding GNAT family N-acetyltransferase gives MFSIDLADDAQLFPLEARHAEEFFAHIERGREFIGQYVGFPDRSTDLESARALLAKYALTAGEDGARFFGIRLGGTLVGGVLFPAFDAASGNCEIGCWLEPAAAGRGLVTKACRVLIDYAFGERGMHRVEWHAASGNKKSLAVAERLGMTREGVMRQNYSHRGVRQDTEIWAILADEWSAARPA, from the coding sequence ATGTTCTCGATAGACCTCGCCGACGACGCCCAGCTGTTCCCGCTGGAAGCCCGGCACGCGGAGGAGTTCTTCGCCCACATCGAACGCGGACGCGAGTTCATCGGCCAGTACGTCGGCTTCCCCGACCGGTCCACCGACCTGGAGTCCGCCCGCGCCCTGCTGGCCAAGTACGCCCTCACGGCGGGGGAGGACGGCGCGCGCTTCTTCGGGATCCGGCTCGGCGGCACCCTCGTGGGCGGAGTGCTCTTCCCGGCGTTCGACGCGGCGTCGGGCAACTGTGAGATCGGCTGCTGGCTGGAGCCCGCCGCGGCCGGCCGCGGCCTGGTCACGAAGGCCTGCCGGGTGCTGATCGACTACGCCTTCGGCGAGCGCGGCATGCACCGCGTCGAATGGCACGCCGCCTCCGGCAACAAGAAGAGCCTCGCCGTGGCCGAGCGTCTCGGCATGACCCGCGAAGGCGTCATGCGCCAGAACTACTCGCACCGGGGCGTCCGCCAGGACACCGAGATCTGGGCGATCCTCGCCGACGAGTGGTCCGCGGCCCGCCCCGCGTAA